Proteins from a single region of Corynebacterium casei LMG S-19264:
- a CDS encoding MetQ/NlpA family ABC transporter substrate-binding protein: MQIRRVLAATSAAVIAATGLVACSSASEDTASGDAESAEQDGPIRVGTTDAAKKAWAAFEEAAEAEGIDIEIENFAAYSTPNQALEQGQLDTNNFQHLKFLAKYNVGNDSDLTPIVATEIIPLALFWKDHDSLDGIEGESIAIPNDPSNQGRAINVLVQADLLTLKEEGLVTPTPADIDTEASKVEVTPVDAAQTPSAYGEGTPAIINNSFLDRAGIDPNLAVFQDDPNSPEAEPYINAFVVRAEDADNETIKQLAELWHTPEVQAAVDEDAKGTSVQVERTQEELQEILDRLEEAERNS, encoded by the coding sequence ATGCAGATTCGTCGCGTACTTGCTGCCACCTCGGCCGCTGTCATCGCTGCAACCGGCCTGGTTGCTTGCTCCTCTGCTTCCGAAGACACCGCTTCCGGTGACGCCGAGTCCGCAGAGCAAGACGGCCCAATCCGCGTTGGCACCACCGACGCAGCTAAGAAGGCTTGGGCAGCATTTGAGGAAGCAGCTGAGGCTGAAGGTATCGACATCGAAATCGAGAACTTCGCTGCCTACTCCACCCCTAACCAGGCACTGGAGCAGGGCCAGCTGGACACCAACAACTTCCAGCACCTGAAGTTCCTGGCTAAGTACAACGTGGGCAATGACTCCGACCTGACCCCAATCGTGGCAACGGAAATCATTCCTTTGGCACTGTTCTGGAAGGACCACGACTCCCTCGACGGCATTGAGGGCGAATCCATCGCTATCCCGAATGACCCATCCAACCAGGGTCGCGCCATCAACGTTCTGGTCCAGGCTGACCTGCTCACCTTGAAGGAAGAGGGTCTGGTGACCCCAACCCCGGCAGACATTGATACTGAGGCTTCCAAGGTTGAGGTCACCCCGGTTGATGCAGCGCAGACCCCATCCGCTTACGGCGAGGGCACCCCAGCTATCATCAACAACTCCTTCCTTGACCGCGCAGGAATCGATCCAAACCTGGCCGTATTCCAGGATGATCCAAACTCGCCAGAGGCTGAGCCTTACATCAACGCTTTCGTTGTTCGCGCTGAAGACGCTGACAATGAAACCATCAAGCAGCTGGCCGAGCTGTGGCACACCCCAGAAGTCCAGGCTGCTGTCGATGAAGATGCCAAGGGCACTTCCGTTCAGGTAGAGCGCACTCAGGAAGAGCTGCAAGAAATCTTGGACCGCCTCGAAGAAGCAGAGCGCAACAGCTAA
- a CDS encoding ABC transporter ATP-binding protein/permease, giving the protein MIAGVLTALKTLATVAMGLLIGQMAAGIIEVPGSSLPRAKLIALVITVCARGILAWAQDRFAQRASSQVTIELRRKALQHLAQSDPRTIDQALWRTRLTSGLDGLGPYLTGFLPALAATVIATPVMLTVVGWLDVGSMIIAIITLPLIPIFMWLVGTLTAGRTKQRLSDLAVLGDQLLDLIAGLPTLRAFRRHQDMAAQVTRLSSQHATSTLSVLKIAFLSSFVLEFLATLSVALVAVGIGFRLLASDLTLVIGLTVLIIIPEVYAPIREVGTRFHDAQDGLVATDEIFKLLSTSALLDAPTHAPRSVVGGLEVSVEKLRADGRDGPRPANLSFTAQPGQLTVLWGPNGSGKSTALLAVLGLATEDVSGEISVKDASGQEFLKSALWEHCAYLPQRPVFDPESVSDYAELSLGQRQRLALKRELGAKLVLLDEPTAHLDPDNAAVMIQQLQEEARRGTTVLAVSHDPLLRAAADEVVEVK; this is encoded by the coding sequence ATGATCGCGGGTGTTCTCACCGCGTTAAAAACCCTCGCGACAGTGGCGATGGGACTGCTCATCGGCCAAATGGCAGCGGGCATCATTGAAGTTCCGGGAAGTTCATTGCCGCGCGCCAAACTCATCGCGCTGGTTATCACGGTTTGTGCCCGCGGAATTCTCGCATGGGCACAGGACCGGTTCGCACAGCGTGCGTCAAGCCAAGTGACCATCGAACTTCGAAGGAAAGCACTGCAACACTTGGCACAAAGCGATCCCCGCACCATCGATCAGGCATTATGGCGAACTCGCTTAACCTCTGGCCTTGATGGTTTGGGGCCATACCTCACCGGCTTTTTGCCAGCCCTAGCCGCCACCGTCATCGCCACCCCAGTGATGCTCACGGTAGTGGGGTGGCTGGATGTGGGGTCCATGATCATTGCGATCATCACCCTTCCATTGATTCCAATATTCATGTGGCTGGTAGGAACGCTCACCGCAGGACGCACAAAACAACGCCTGAGCGACCTTGCTGTTTTGGGAGATCAGCTGCTTGACCTTATCGCTGGCCTACCCACTTTGCGCGCGTTTCGACGCCACCAAGACATGGCCGCGCAGGTCACGCGACTATCTTCTCAACATGCGACCTCCACGTTGAGTGTACTGAAAATCGCGTTTCTCTCGAGCTTCGTGTTGGAATTTTTGGCCACACTATCGGTCGCGTTGGTGGCGGTTGGCATTGGCTTTCGCCTGCTCGCGAGTGATCTCACCCTCGTCATCGGCCTGACCGTGCTGATCATCATCCCGGAGGTCTATGCACCAATTCGCGAAGTCGGCACCCGCTTCCACGACGCCCAAGACGGCCTCGTTGCCACAGATGAGATCTTTAAATTACTCAGCACTTCTGCGCTTCTCGACGCGCCTACCCACGCACCCCGCAGCGTTGTAGGCGGGCTGGAGGTAAGCGTCGAAAAGCTCCGTGCCGATGGACGCGATGGGCCGCGGCCTGCTAATTTGTCGTTCACAGCCCAGCCTGGGCAGTTGACGGTGCTGTGGGGACCAAACGGTAGTGGTAAATCCACGGCACTGTTGGCAGTACTGGGTTTGGCAACAGAAGACGTCTCGGGAGAAATTTCCGTCAAAGATGCTTCTGGTCAGGAATTTCTAAAAAGCGCATTGTGGGAGCACTGCGCATATTTACCGCAGCGGCCGGTCTTTGATCCTGAAAGCGTCAGTGATTATGCGGAGCTGTCGCTTGGGCAGCGCCAACGACTTGCGCTGAAACGTGAGCTCGGGGCGAAGCTAGTTCTGTTGGATGAGCCGACCGCACACCTGGATCCAGACAATGCTGCGGTCATGATCCAGCAATTGCAGGAGGAAGCCCGCCGAGGCACCACAGTCCTGGCAGTATCGCATGATCCGTTGCTACGCGCGGCTGCCGATGAAGTGGTGGAGGTCAAATGA
- a CDS encoding methionine ABC transporter ATP-binding protein — MNTVGTRVEFRNLTKVFKQKKAEIKALDNVSLTVEAGEIMGIIGYSGAGKSTLVRMINGLDQPTSGSVLLDGTDIAKMPESKLRGIRKDIGMIFQQFNLFTSRTAAGNIEYPLKLQGMAKAERKKRVAELLDFVGLADRGGNYPEQLSGGQKQRVGIARALATNPTLLLADEATSALDPSTTKEVLELLREVNKEFGITIVVITHEMEVVRSIADKVAVMENGVVVEQGSIYEVFSNPQTSVAQSFVATSLRNTPDQVEADDLLAYDGRLFTIELAEDSGFFGAAADARNAGVNISIVHGGVTTLQKHSFGKMTVRLNGSDAAIQQFYDTLNATTDIQEITR; from the coding sequence ATGAATACTGTTGGAACGCGGGTTGAGTTCCGCAATCTCACCAAGGTTTTCAAACAGAAAAAAGCTGAGATTAAAGCACTCGACAATGTTTCGCTGACCGTTGAGGCAGGCGAAATCATGGGCATTATCGGCTATTCCGGTGCCGGTAAGTCCACGTTGGTGCGCATGATCAACGGCCTCGACCAGCCGACTTCTGGCAGCGTGCTGCTGGATGGCACCGATATTGCGAAGATGCCGGAGTCCAAGCTGCGCGGCATCCGTAAAGATATCGGCATGATCTTCCAGCAGTTCAACCTGTTTACCTCGCGTACGGCGGCGGGCAATATTGAGTACCCGCTGAAGCTGCAGGGTATGGCCAAGGCTGAGCGCAAGAAGCGGGTGGCTGAGTTGTTGGACTTCGTTGGTCTGGCGGACCGCGGCGGCAACTATCCGGAGCAGCTTTCAGGTGGTCAAAAGCAGCGCGTGGGTATTGCCCGTGCGTTGGCGACCAACCCGACGCTATTGCTTGCCGATGAAGCCACCTCCGCCCTTGACCCCTCCACCACCAAGGAGGTACTCGAGCTTCTGCGTGAAGTCAACAAGGAATTCGGCATCACCATCGTGGTGATTACTCACGAGATGGAAGTTGTTCGCTCTATCGCTGACAAGGTTGCGGTGATGGAAAACGGTGTCGTCGTGGAACAGGGCTCTATCTATGAGGTCTTCTCCAATCCGCAGACTTCCGTGGCGCAAAGTTTCGTGGCTACCTCGCTGCGTAATACTCCTGACCAGGTCGAAGCCGATGACTTGCTGGCTTATGATGGCCGCCTGTTCACCATCGAGCTGGCTGAGGATTCAGGTTTCTTCGGCGCTGCTGCCGATGCCCGCAATGCTGGCGTCAACATCTCCATCGTGCACGGTGGCGTCACCACGTTGCAGAAGCATTCCTTTGGCAAGATGACTGTTCGTCTCAACGGCTCTGATGCTGCCATCCAGCAGTTCTACGACACTTTGAACGCCACCACCGATATTCAGGAGATCACCCGATGA
- the cydC gene encoding thiol reductant ABC exporter subunit CydC has product MNTLVKLRFRELIPAVVAGSVTMIASITLTVVSAWLITKAWEMPPVMDLTVAVTAVRALGISRAVFRYIERIVSHDLALKAASRARSSAYQRLASSPNSALTMRRGELLSRLGADIDSVADVIVRAIIPAGVALLTGVFAIIFTAILSPATALVLAIGLIAAAIIPPLLAARGVKTAEARRAESSEAYLSSLDQVLSNQAALRVRGDMPLALSKADVAARSYSSSLEAGAKDTAIGAASSLWIHGFTVIGVLMVSASLYTDGSHSPQWFGVLVLLSLAAFETVSVLPDAAIARTRAADATRRLAEISALPESVSLELRTASDQPVLRAENLVYGWDSDLGTSNLDLTFGSRHEIIAPSGTGKTTLLLTLAGLLTPRSGRVLIDDSDPSALKNAVLFSPEDAHIFATTVRDNLALGAPEATDEEMASILEHVGLSEWLEGLPDGLGTVLDLGAGSLSGGQRRRLLLARVLLSDAPILLLDEPTEHLDTEGSSEILSMLVSDHLPGKRAQRTVVLVRHVR; this is encoded by the coding sequence ATGAACACCTTAGTTAAACTTCGTTTCCGCGAGCTAATTCCCGCCGTTGTTGCAGGTAGCGTGACGATGATCGCCTCCATCACCCTGACGGTGGTGTCGGCCTGGCTGATCACCAAAGCTTGGGAAATGCCACCAGTGATGGATCTGACCGTGGCGGTCACCGCTGTGCGCGCCCTGGGCATTAGCCGTGCAGTATTCCGTTATATAGAGAGAATCGTTTCACATGACTTGGCGTTGAAGGCAGCCAGCCGAGCCCGTTCGAGTGCATATCAACGCCTGGCTTCGTCGCCAAACTCTGCGTTGACGATGCGCCGCGGCGAACTGCTTAGCCGCCTCGGTGCGGATATCGATTCGGTTGCCGATGTCATCGTCCGCGCCATCATCCCCGCCGGAGTTGCCCTGCTCACCGGAGTTTTCGCCATCATCTTCACCGCGATTCTCAGCCCCGCAACAGCACTTGTCCTGGCGATTGGATTGATTGCTGCTGCAATTATCCCTCCCCTGCTTGCTGCTCGCGGAGTTAAAACAGCCGAAGCCCGGCGCGCTGAATCCAGCGAAGCCTACTTGAGTTCCTTGGATCAGGTGCTGTCCAACCAGGCGGCGCTTCGTGTTCGTGGTGATATGCCTTTGGCTCTGTCCAAGGCGGATGTGGCTGCGCGTTCCTATTCTTCTTCACTGGAGGCAGGCGCGAAAGACACTGCCATTGGCGCAGCGAGTTCCCTGTGGATTCACGGTTTCACTGTCATTGGTGTGCTCATGGTTTCCGCGTCACTGTATACAGATGGAAGCCATTCACCGCAGTGGTTTGGTGTGTTGGTGCTGCTTTCACTCGCAGCTTTCGAGACTGTCTCTGTTCTCCCCGATGCTGCGATTGCTCGTACCCGCGCCGCAGATGCCACCAGGAGGCTTGCGGAAATCTCGGCGCTGCCAGAATCTGTGTCTCTTGAGCTTCGCACGGCCTCTGACCAGCCCGTATTACGCGCCGAGAATCTAGTTTATGGATGGGACAGCGACCTAGGCACGAGCAACCTGGATCTCACCTTTGGTTCACGACATGAAATCATCGCACCCTCTGGAACTGGCAAAACTACCTTGTTGCTCACACTTGCTGGACTGTTGACGCCTCGTAGTGGCCGGGTGCTTATCGACGATTCCGATCCTTCTGCGTTGAAAAACGCCGTGCTGTTCAGTCCAGAAGATGCCCACATTTTTGCCACCACCGTCCGGGATAACCTAGCGCTCGGAGCACCAGAAGCAACCGATGAAGAGATGGCCTCGATCCTGGAGCACGTTGGTTTGTCAGAATGGCTCGAAGGATTACCCGATGGTCTTGGTACCGTACTTGATTTAGGTGCCGGTAGTCTCTCTGGAGGTCAACGCCGCCGGCTTCTTCTTGCCCGCGTGTTATTGAGCGACGCACCAATTTTGCTTCTGGATGAACCCACCGAGCACCTTGATACCGAGGGCTCTTCTGAAATTCTGTCTATGCTGGTTTCCGACCATCTCCCAGGTAAGAGAGCTCAGCGAACTGTAGTGCTCGTGAGGCACGTAAGGTAA
- a CDS encoding error-prone DNA polymerase, with translation MRFNGGSQLSWSRIERILSGRPSPTPVPVYDAPEKVDETRRERARATPLVAFAELHATSCFSFLNGASEPEELVERAVELGLEALAVVDKDGFYGLMKFAEAAALQELPTVYGVQLSIGPGLVALARGPEGYRRLSRLVADARMVTKEKDEVRYPPRAEVAERLGEECVIIAGFEWAHEIDGLVADFGAANVVLEYAATLSPEDTDHHEVLDDMRARWGLCAIATALPAAATRTDARLAAAKHALSRRESLEIAEPAQHPMGAQWLRSGQQMLTLLPDRAEEIAYTVELARQCAFTWDALAPNLPYCDVPEGFDEMSWLREMVARRAPQRYRAHPKAWEKAQKQIVHELAVIEKLGFPGYFLIVTDIVDFCARSSILCQGRGSAANSVVCFVLGITNAEPISAQLLFERFLSPDRDGPPDIDVDIESGRREEVIQYVYEFYGRDRAAQVANVITYRRKGALRDAARALGYPQGAGDAWSKGIADAPEDVLNLAEQFRGQPRHLGIHSGGMVLCDRPIADVVPMEWARMEDRSVLQWDKDDCAAAGLVKFDLLGLGMLEAIHHMVDLVKETRGTTINLWELDLADPEVYAMLSRADAVGVFQVESRAQLSTLPRLKPRRFFDLVVEVALIRPGPIQGGSVHPYLRRRNGEEEVVYDHPVLEKSLGKTLGIPLFQEQLMQIAVDAAGFTGAEADELRRAMGSKRSPERMEALRQRFFTGLWETNKIEGEVALTLWNKIVAFAAYGFPESHAQSFASLVYFSAWFKHYYPAEFCVGLLRAQPMGFYSPQSLIQDARRHGVRILPVDVNASGTEARLEAHSDGAFAIRVGLNLVQGLSKVTDRIEENAPYKDMADLARRADLNTANLEALAKAGALDCFGLSRRQALWNARVAATEREGMLPGLTITEAPALPGMSLMELVATDISSTGVTHNLQPMQLIRPPGVLTAAELKTAEDGSRIRVAGIVTHRQRPQTASGVTFFGLEDETGLINVMVTPGLWKRNKVVARTAKALVIRGIVSNANGAVTVTADKLEALDIGSFLSRGSRDFH, from the coding sequence ATGAGGTTCAATGGCGGAAGTCAGCTGTCATGGTCCCGGATTGAAAGGATTCTCTCCGGCCGGCCAAGTCCTACGCCTGTGCCTGTCTATGACGCCCCGGAGAAAGTAGATGAGACCCGGCGGGAGCGCGCGCGGGCTACGCCCCTGGTGGCTTTTGCGGAACTGCACGCTACCTCCTGCTTCTCTTTTCTCAACGGTGCATCTGAGCCAGAAGAGTTGGTGGAAAGAGCTGTTGAACTGGGGTTGGAAGCCTTGGCGGTGGTGGATAAGGATGGCTTTTATGGGCTGATGAAGTTCGCTGAGGCAGCCGCATTGCAAGAGTTGCCCACGGTCTATGGCGTGCAGCTGTCCATCGGGCCGGGCCTGGTGGCGCTCGCGCGCGGACCGGAGGGGTATCGGCGGCTGTCCCGGCTGGTGGCGGATGCCCGCATGGTGACGAAAGAAAAGGATGAAGTCCGCTATCCGCCGCGCGCTGAGGTTGCCGAACGCCTGGGCGAAGAATGTGTGATCATCGCCGGTTTCGAATGGGCGCATGAGATTGATGGGCTGGTGGCAGATTTCGGCGCAGCGAATGTAGTGCTGGAATACGCGGCGACATTGTCCCCGGAAGATACTGACCACCACGAGGTACTAGATGACATGCGCGCGCGTTGGGGTCTGTGCGCGATTGCCACGGCGTTGCCTGCGGCGGCGACCCGCACTGATGCGCGGCTGGCTGCGGCCAAACACGCTTTGTCCCGGCGGGAATCATTGGAAATCGCGGAACCTGCGCAGCATCCGATGGGCGCGCAGTGGCTGCGCTCCGGGCAGCAGATGCTCACGCTGTTGCCAGACCGCGCGGAAGAAATCGCCTACACGGTTGAGCTTGCGCGCCAGTGCGCGTTTACCTGGGACGCGCTGGCCCCGAACCTGCCGTACTGCGATGTGCCAGAAGGTTTTGATGAGATGAGCTGGCTGCGGGAGATGGTCGCCCGGCGCGCCCCGCAGCGTTACCGCGCGCACCCGAAGGCGTGGGAGAAAGCTCAGAAGCAGATTGTGCATGAGCTGGCGGTGATTGAGAAGCTGGGGTTTCCGGGATATTTCTTGATTGTCACGGACATTGTGGATTTTTGTGCCCGCAGCAGTATTTTGTGTCAGGGCCGTGGTTCGGCTGCGAATTCCGTGGTGTGTTTTGTGTTGGGTATTACGAATGCGGAGCCGATTTCGGCGCAGTTGTTGTTTGAGCGTTTTCTCTCACCGGACCGGGATGGTCCGCCGGATATTGACGTGGATATTGAGTCCGGTCGGCGCGAGGAAGTCATTCAGTATGTGTATGAGTTTTATGGTCGCGATAGGGCAGCGCAGGTTGCCAATGTGATTACCTACCGGCGCAAGGGTGCGTTGCGTGACGCTGCCCGTGCATTGGGCTATCCGCAGGGTGCCGGTGATGCGTGGTCGAAAGGCATTGCGGATGCCCCGGAGGATGTGTTGAACCTGGCGGAGCAGTTTCGTGGGCAACCGCGGCATTTGGGTATTCATTCCGGCGGCATGGTGTTGTGTGATCGCCCGATCGCGGATGTGGTGCCCATGGAGTGGGCGCGCATGGAGGACCGGTCGGTGTTGCAGTGGGATAAAGATGATTGCGCTGCGGCCGGGTTGGTGAAGTTTGACCTGCTGGGTTTGGGCATGTTGGAAGCCATTCACCACATGGTGGATTTGGTGAAAGAAACCCGCGGTACAACCATCAATTTGTGGGAGCTAGACCTGGCGGATCCGGAGGTCTACGCGATGTTGTCGCGTGCGGATGCGGTGGGTGTATTTCAGGTGGAATCCCGCGCGCAGCTTTCCACCCTGCCGCGGTTGAAGCCCCGGCGCTTTTTCGACCTGGTGGTGGAAGTCGCCTTGATTCGCCCCGGCCCCATCCAGGGTGGTTCGGTGCACCCGTATCTGCGCCGGCGCAATGGGGAAGAAGAGGTGGTCTATGACCATCCGGTGTTGGAGAAGTCCTTGGGTAAGACCTTAGGTATTCCGCTGTTTCAGGAACAACTGATGCAGATTGCTGTCGATGCCGCCGGGTTCACCGGAGCAGAAGCCGACGAGCTACGCCGCGCGATGGGTTCTAAACGCTCCCCGGAGCGCATGGAGGCGCTGCGCCAGCGTTTCTTTACTGGCCTGTGGGAGACCAACAAGATTGAGGGCGAGGTTGCCTTGACCTTGTGGAATAAGATTGTGGCCTTTGCCGCCTATGGTTTCCCGGAATCGCATGCGCAGTCTTTTGCATCGTTGGTGTATTTCTCGGCGTGGTTTAAGCACTATTACCCGGCGGAGTTCTGCGTCGGTTTGCTGCGCGCGCAGCCCATGGGGTTTTACTCGCCGCAGTCGCTTATCCAGGATGCCCGTCGGCATGGGGTGCGCATTTTGCCTGTCGATGTCAACGCCTCTGGCACCGAGGCCCGCCTCGAAGCGCACTCAGATGGTGCTTTTGCCATTCGTGTGGGACTCAACCTTGTGCAAGGACTGAGCAAAGTCACTGACCGTATTGAAGAGAATGCGCCGTATAAGGACATGGCGGATTTAGCGCGCCGGGCTGATTTGAACACGGCGAATTTGGAGGCACTGGCAAAAGCGGGCGCGTTGGATTGCTTTGGGCTAAGTCGCCGGCAAGCGTTATGGAATGCGCGTGTGGCGGCAACGGAACGTGAGGGCATGCTGCCGGGGCTAACGATTACTGAGGCTCCTGCTCTGCCCGGGATGAGTCTGATGGAGCTGGTTGCCACCGATATTTCCTCGACGGGTGTTACGCATAATCTGCAACCGATGCAGCTGATTCGCCCGCCGGGTGTGCTAACCGCGGCGGAGCTCAAGACTGCTGAGGACGGCTCGCGGATTCGCGTGGCGGGCATCGTCACGCACCGGCAGCGCCCGCAGACCGCGAGCGGTGTGACCTTTTTCGGCCTCGAAGATGAAACCGGGCTGATTAATGTAATGGTGACCCCGGGGCTGTGGAAGCGCAATAAAGTGGTTGCTCGCACCGCGAAGGCATTGGTGATTCGCGGGATTGTTTCCAATGCGAATGGGGCGGTGACAGTTACCGCCGACAAGCTAGAGGCGCTTGATATAGGCAGTTTCCTTTCGCGGGGTAGTAGGGATTTCCATTAG
- the cydB gene encoding cytochrome d ubiquinol oxidase subunit II — translation MDLNTFWFILIAFLFGGYFLLEGFDFGVGILAPIIGKDPAAKNTIIRTIGPVWDGNEVWLIVAGGALFAAFPEWYATMFSGMYLPLFLVLISLIIRVVGLEWRKKVDDPRWQRWSDHAISIGSWTPPLMWGFIFANILRGMPIKEDHTIDAASALSGMFNAFAILGALAFTALFALHGLAFIRLKTAGRVRTDAAKAAPVVALLAAVTGGPFVLWAAIAYGRTWSWILAALIIAAVLGGAFALIKDRDGLSFLSTSIAVIGVVALLFSSLFPNVMPTSLANGVSLDIWNASASHYALTILTWTAAVLAPLVILYQGWTYWVFRKRLHAEPVSA, via the coding sequence ATGGATCTTAATACCTTTTGGTTTATTCTCATCGCATTTTTGTTTGGGGGGTACTTTCTCCTCGAAGGATTCGACTTCGGCGTCGGAATTTTGGCACCCATCATCGGCAAAGATCCCGCCGCTAAAAACACGATCATCCGCACCATCGGCCCTGTCTGGGACGGAAATGAAGTATGGCTGATTGTGGCCGGTGGCGCATTGTTTGCTGCATTCCCAGAGTGGTACGCAACCATGTTCTCAGGAATGTACCTGCCACTGTTTCTTGTACTCATATCCTTGATCATTCGCGTAGTCGGCCTAGAATGGCGCAAAAAGGTAGATGATCCCCGTTGGCAGAGATGGTCCGACCACGCCATCTCTATTGGTTCTTGGACTCCTCCGCTGATGTGGGGATTCATCTTCGCCAATATCCTCCGGGGCATGCCTATCAAGGAAGATCACACTATTGACGCTGCGTCTGCGCTATCGGGTATGTTCAATGCCTTCGCTATCCTAGGCGCGCTCGCCTTCACCGCACTGTTCGCGCTTCATGGTCTCGCGTTCATCCGACTGAAAACTGCTGGTCGGGTGCGCACCGATGCAGCGAAAGCAGCCCCCGTAGTAGCACTCCTTGCAGCAGTAACCGGCGGACCTTTCGTGTTGTGGGCTGCCATAGCCTACGGCCGTACCTGGTCCTGGATTCTGGCGGCGTTGATTATCGCAGCAGTTCTCGGTGGAGCTTTCGCGCTGATCAAAGACCGCGATGGCTTGAGCTTCCTGTCCACCTCGATCGCAGTTATTGGTGTGGTTGCGCTGCTGTTTAGTTCACTTTTTCCCAACGTCATGCCAACATCCCTGGCCAACGGCGTCAGCCTCGATATTTGGAACGCTTCTGCAAGCCACTACGCCCTGACCATTCTGACCTGGACCGCTGCTGTGCTCGCACCACTAGTTATCCTCTACCAAGGCTGGACCTACTGGGTGTTTCGCAAACGGCTTCACGCCGAGCCAGTGTCTGCTTAA
- a CDS encoding cytochrome ubiquinol oxidase subunit I has translation MDVVDIARWQFGITTVYHFIFVPLTIGLAPLVAIMQTFWQVTGKDHWYRATRFFGTVLLINFAVGVATGIVQEFQFGMNWSEYSRFVGDVFGGPLALEGLIAFFLESVFLGLWIFGWGKIPGWLHTASIWIVAVATNISAYFIIVANSFMQHPVGAEYNPATGRVELTDFWALLTNSTALAAFPHAVAGGFLTAGTFVLGISGWWIIRAHRQAKKAEEEIESKHSMHRPALWVGWWTTVVSSVALFITGDTQAKLMFVQQPMKMASAESLCETATDPNFSILTIGTHNNCDTVTHLIDVPFVLPFLAEGKFTGVTLQGVNQLQAAAEQAYGPGNYSPNLFVTYWSFRAMIGLMLGSLAIAAIAWLLLRKKRTPTGKIARLFQIGSLIAIPFPFLANSAGWIFTEMGRQPWVVHPNPESAGDSRTEMIRMTVDMGVSDHAPWQVWLTLIGFTILYLILFVVWVWLIRRAVLIGPPEEGAPSVEAKTGPATPIGSDTPMTPLQFTAAAPTTREKE, from the coding sequence GTGGACGTCGTCGACATCGCACGGTGGCAATTCGGAATTACCACCGTCTATCACTTCATTTTTGTCCCACTGACCATTGGCTTAGCGCCGCTGGTCGCAATCATGCAAACGTTTTGGCAAGTCACCGGAAAAGACCACTGGTACCGAGCCACGAGATTTTTTGGCACGGTACTGCTCATCAACTTCGCGGTTGGTGTAGCTACTGGCATTGTGCAGGAGTTCCAGTTCGGTATGAACTGGTCAGAGTATTCACGTTTCGTCGGCGATGTTTTCGGCGGACCGCTGGCGCTGGAAGGGCTCATCGCGTTCTTCCTCGAGTCTGTGTTCCTAGGCCTATGGATTTTCGGATGGGGCAAGATTCCTGGGTGGCTGCACACTGCATCCATTTGGATCGTTGCTGTTGCAACGAATATCTCTGCCTATTTTATCATCGTGGCCAACTCATTTATGCAACACCCGGTGGGCGCTGAATATAACCCTGCAACTGGTCGTGTGGAGCTTACAGATTTTTGGGCTCTTCTCACTAATTCCACCGCGTTGGCTGCGTTCCCGCATGCTGTTGCCGGTGGTTTTTTAACAGCTGGAACTTTCGTCCTCGGAATTTCGGGTTGGTGGATTATTCGTGCGCACCGCCAGGCGAAGAAGGCTGAGGAGGAAATCGAGTCGAAGCATTCAATGCACAGGCCGGCGTTGTGGGTTGGTTGGTGGACCACGGTTGTCTCTTCCGTGGCACTGTTCATCACTGGCGATACACAGGCGAAGCTCATGTTCGTGCAGCAGCCGATGAAGATGGCGTCGGCGGAATCCTTGTGTGAAACCGCCACAGATCCAAACTTCTCCATTCTGACAATTGGTACGCACAACAACTGCGATACGGTAACCCACCTGATCGATGTTCCGTTTGTGCTTCCATTCTTGGCTGAAGGAAAGTTCACCGGGGTGACTTTGCAGGGTGTAAATCAGCTCCAAGCTGCTGCGGAGCAGGCTTATGGTCCTGGCAACTACTCCCCTAACTTGTTTGTCACCTACTGGTCATTCCGCGCAATGATCGGCCTAATGCTTGGTTCTTTGGCTATCGCTGCGATTGCGTGGCTGTTGCTGCGTAAGAAGCGCACACCAACTGGAAAGATTGCTCGTCTGTTCCAGATCGGCAGCCTCATTGCCATTCCATTCCCATTCTTGGCTAACTCTGCTGGTTGGATCTTCACCGAGATGGGCCGCCAGCCATGGGTGGTGCACCCGAATCCTGAATCTGCCGGCGATTCCCGAACAGAGATGATCCGGATGACTGTTGATATGGGTGTTTCTGATCATGCGCCGTGGCAAGTCTGGCTGACTCTCATTGGCTTCACGATTCTCTATCTCATTTTGTTCGTGGTGTGGGTGTGGCTGATTCGCCGCGCAGTTCTGATCGGGCCACCAGAGGAAGGCGCTCCATCCGTGGAGGCAAAGACTGGACCAGCAACTCCAATTGGTTCAGATACGCCCATGACACCGCTGCAATTTACCGCTGCCGCCCCAACCACACGTGAAAAGGAATAA